The genomic window tgaaatttagattgattttaaaatataaaataagtttgAAAATATCCCATTTCCgttgcttaaaaaaaaatagtatacaCTTTTGTATAGATATCGTTTTGCTTGATAAATGTCACCTTATAAATATTGAcacgaaaaattaaatattattaaaaagagaaatactttatttatttattaaccatTCGGTAAAATGTATCTTCCAATTCCTGCCATGCTGACTGCGTCCCAAGTACCGTTGTAATTACTTCCATTGATAAAAAAACTTTCCCTCCAAAATAGGTCattgaaatctttttcgaCTTTGACATCTAGttcatcgtcctcgtcctgCTCTATAAGGATACTTAAAGCTTTTCCTTTATTGAAGTAGTTATAATTCTGAACTTGTTCtacatttttcatcgatattgaAGTCCTtgttgatttaattttaatattttgtgcTCTTGAAACAGCCTgtataagaataatttgttagaataaatatattttactatattcgaaatataatttttatctcaaGAAAATCGAATATTCCTTTCCCGACCAGATCCAAATCCTGATTAATAGTTCCCAAAATCAAttcatgataattattatccatatcaattgttaatattatcacCAAGAAGTGGATTTGAAAAATCCTCAAttagattgaaatatttataaattaaatatttatatttcaatcacGATTTACCTGAAAAAAGGAGTATCAGCTGATTTATCCGATTGAATTAAACGTCAATCAAAGAGAGcttaaatatgattataataaatttgttttgtcAACTCATTTTTCGAAGTTTTCAAGATCACTTTCAGTTTcttatagataaatttataatatttttttacatctaTCTTTTAACGAATAGTGAGATGAATTCGGCaagtatcataaataaaaaaaaatatatattttttttacatttaaatcgaAGAAACATTAAAAGAATATCCTTTACCTTAATTAAAACGATGTTAAAAATTGTGTTTCGTCAGTTGCAATAAAATTGCGTAGacggtaaataaataaaataaaagactGTTTAATTCTTTCTATGGCATTTGCATCGATACTAAACATGCATTTACAATTCTCCGCCATTATTggaattttatcataaatatttactttaaatgTATCCCATAAAAACAAATCTAACAGAGAAACACTTCTTCCGATATTATTAGATGTAGATTAAATGTGCAGAAAGAAATGTTTACCAACATTATTGCGAAAGATCAAATGAATAACAACTAAATACTGATTTATCAACAACTCTGAAAAGTATACAACAACGTAGCATGCGATATTTCACATTAAATTCTTTCAATTAGAATATTTGTTGTAATTTCAGAtggaaaaacatatatatatgtgtaacgATACTTGCTGAATTCGTCTCAATATTCGTTAAAAGATAGgtgtaaacaaaattataagatttatgtataaaaaaaaactaaggATGACCTTGAAAACTTCGGGGAGGAgggcaagaaaaaagagttgACAAAAATTTACTACAACCATCTTAGAGCTCTCTttgaatcattttaataacggataaaaaaattttcaatcggTCCACCAACAATGgaataatctaaaaaaaaaaagaaaggaattttTCGTGCAGTAAAATAAAATCCGATTTGTTTCTTGCGTGATAAATCACgtttaaacataaaaaaaaaaacaatataaaaaaaatacttttcttcGTGTATTGAGGGAAAAAAGcatctattctcttttcttttagaatgACACACGGGATACAAACTGCGATCAGCGTACGGGACGTAATACAGATATATGAAAATCCTCAAACGTGTGGTTGAACGAATACGTTCGGTCTATGTGCAATATGAGCGTCCCGACTTACTATCGACAGTGTGGTGGTCACGAATTTGGAATGTTAGCTACGATCGTAGTCTCGAAGTCAAGTGACTCGCAACCGGTCAGCCAATGTGTACCGTTAATCGTTGGTATAATCATCGGCCTGGATTACGACGTACGCCGTCTTAAAACCCGTGCATCGATAGAATACGCGCTCTCaatatataaaggaatatAGCACGGACACATTTCAAACGTATATCTTACCGTATCTGTCCTTTTGTATTCTACGAATTTGatcatagatagatacatatctatctaataaatatactaataatcctttctaattataagagtgtatgtatgtatatttagcttgtttgtttattatatacactCGTATATTTAGCTCAAGATAGTGCAATGCAATTCTAAAAAATCCTCATCCGGGATTCTGACTTTGTGAGATTAAATAGAGAAttatcagagaaagagaaaatagagagagagagagaaagagagaaagagagagagagagagagagagtgaaagagagagagagtgagagagagagaccgacaGAAAGGGAGACAGAAAGGgaaacagatagagagaaagagagagaaagagagagatctatTAGCTGACACGCTCGAATCGATTCgaaggaacgaaaagaaaatcgtcaTTCGACGTGTTTCAAATCGCTCAAATCgttcaaaaagtaaaaagaaacgtaCGGAATAACATAGGGCATAGAAATaagagcgaaaaaaaaagaaaatgagaggcGAAGatggaatgaaaagaaaaggaaagagagaaagaaagagatagagagagagagatagaggaaaaagaaaaagcgtaCAAATCATATACCGCCGATCTTCTTCGAAGTCATGTTcaaaaggagaggagagagagagagagagagagagagagagagagagagagagagaaaaggaaggagtcGAGGGAACGAACAGGAGGAGAGAAGCGGGACGTCTTCGAAGGTAGgggaaaaattgaaagagagaaagaggagagcaGTCATGGTAAGTAGTAGGAAAAGGAGGGgtaagaaggaggagagaaacAGGAGAAGAGGACGAGTAGTAGCAGGAATATAAGCGTCTTCGGTAAGGTCACTATCCTTAGTCGTTGCGGCAAGGTCAACCGCAAGATCGTTCGTCTCGGTTGCAGTTCCTTAGGAGGCCTCACGGGCGTCGTGGAAAGTCGTTCGAAAGGATTAGGATACACGGACGTATATAACGTAACCGGAGAGGataatttgaagaaagaaagggtggTGGGAGggaagtaaaaagagaaaagaagaaaagaaaataaataaagaaagaaaggataggaCAGTAAGAACGAGAGAGTCAGAGGCAgagggataaaaagagaaaaataacaagagaaagaaagagagagagagagagagagagacagaaaaagagagagaaagtctgTTGAGAGTGCGTgtgtgcgagaaagagaagcggAAAACGAATAGAccaaggaaaaaaacaaagaatcaAAATTCGTAGCAACGATGAGGCTAAATAACATCCCTTCTGCGTTATTTCGACAAGAATAACGTTCGTCTATATTTCGCcggaaataatagtaaaaagaatCATTCATAAACTTGAATCGCACTTAGTTAACTAATTTCTCGAAATTCGCAAAGCACATCATGTATTTCATCAAGAAAGAAACCAGTCGATATACGATCGATATGTCTGTAAGTTTTCGCACAAAGTATTAGTAACAAAATTGAAAACGATAGGTGTGTATGATAAAACGTCTTGTTCATGTTCACATTCGATAAAACCTTCGAATGTCTACATCAAATTTGCGCGgttttttcttcaatgatCTCGAAGTAAATTCGACCCATCGAAAGTCGCATTACGAACTCTGTCTGGTTCAAAAATGaggccttttttcttttcttttttttataggttaCTAGAAACTTTCGTACTTGTCAAGGGAGGCAAGCTTTAACAGTACTTGTCATTCTCTTGACAAGCGTTTTTTCATCGAGCAAGGCTTCGTCGCTGACAAAGGTCACGGCCGATGGATTAAATGACACTGAAAAATTATGGGATGAGCGTAGGTCAGCAAAATGATTTACGaaattccatttaattttatgactaaaattataataataattaatataattaattaattaattatttagttGCTTCTAATAGAATTTGAATATGAAACAATTCATAACGACTAGAATATCCGTAAAATTTTTAGTAACGCTTCGAAAAACGTGGATTACAAGAGGGACGAGAACAAGAATCCAATAAGACGAGATTTGCCACCTTCGCCAGCAGAGCTGTTGAAACCAGACAAATTTCTATTCTACACGTACAACGATCAGGGGAACATGATCACGAAGCAAATGAGTTTACGTGAGATACAGACTCTAATCGCAAGTGGAAACGGCGGACACGTTGCGATGGAGATATATGATCCTCATAAATCTGGTGATCTGTTGAATGGAGAAAAGAAGGTAAGATGATCTTGTTGATATATTTACACTGAAAAACGacattatctaattttttaattttttaaatattatgatacacataaaaaaaaattatcttattctAATATCATCcaagttaaaaatttaatatagacGATCACCAAAGATGACATTATTGAAATGGttacttttctaatttttcttgatTCGCAGGTGATGGATGTAGTTGAAAAGGTgcaaaatgtattaaaaagtgCATTGGATAAACCATCGACTATGGCTGGTTCGTTATCAACTATTCCAGAATACGCAAATGCCGAATGGAGTAGCATTTTACCTGGTATTCTGACCAATAGCGATATCGAAACTGATCCTACATCGGAAGAACCTAATTACGTAGAAATTACAAGACCTGATTCACTTATGCAAGAGATATCGGAAACTTCGTTGAATCGAGAAACTCAATTGTCTACGTTAAAACCACCGATGTTAACTAATCCAGAAACACCTGAACAATTGGTCAACGGTGTCACTTCAACAACTAGCAGCTTCCCATTAACATCAATCAtaaatgagaataatttttcgacGATTATTAGTTACGGCGAAACGAAATCTCCAGATAAATATACTGAAAAACCAATGATTCCAGTACCAGTGATCACTACCGAAGGAAAACCATTCACCGATCAGTTAGAGACAATCGATAATTCGATGTATCAAACATCGAGTACAAAACCCACTCTTGAGTTTTCTGACATCGATCACTTGCCAATGGAGGAGATGAATAATGCAACGATATTCGAAAAGGTTCCAGTCAAGGTTTGGGACGAATTGGAACAAAACGTGACCTCTGACGAGTCGAGCATTAGCCGAGTAACGGAATATGTACCGATTTTAACTATGTTGGTGGGATCAACGGTGAACGACTCATTTATCCAAGCAACGAACGAAGTGTTGTCATCCACtgaaaatgatataacgaaaaaagtAACGGAAGCAATGTCATTGGAAACATCGACTGTAAGAACAAATATCAAGATTAGTCAATCTGAAAGTGTCACGATGTTATCTGGAGACACGATCACCGACACGGTCACGCCAACTGTTATTACGCATGCACAAACGGAatcgaatgaatatttatctaaGAGCAATATTACCACGCAATTTTTCGACAATAGAAACGTAACGATATCTGAAATATCAGAAGTAACAACTCCTCCCAttctttcttcaataatttcaaCATCGACATTATTACCGACAAAATCAACAAACGatgaacaattaaatatttcacaatTATTCAACTTGGTGATGAATGTGACTAAAGGAATCGATTTTTCAACATTGATAACACCTGATGATTACTTCAATGTTTCATTGTCAGTAAATTCATCTGATAATACATCGGAAGGAACATTCATTAGTACGATTACAGATTCTGATAGCTTTTCAGAAACGACAGACCTTCCTGTTGCCGTAATCGTTACGAAGAATATTACTCTAAATcatgaaacaatttttaagCCTACTGATAGTTCAACATCCGACGTTGATACGGATAAGTATGATGGAAACCCTGATAGTTTGACGAATAAGTTAGAATCAAtcgaaacgaacgagaaagacTCTCTCGCGATAGAAGAACAGTCATCTCTGGTCGAAACGGAAATTTCCAAAATAAATGACATATCTACTGTACAACCTACAGTAGCAAACAACACGATGAATTCGACATTAACATCTACTTATATAACGGAGACTAATTTCGTTCGGATCGATGGTCCATCCGTTGATCCTTCTACCTTATCCAATATGATTCCTGATTCTACTATGGCTACCAAGATTACCTTCATCAATGATTTAATAAGTAATACTTCTACTGAATCAAATATCTATGTTACGAGTACAACAACAGAATCTGTAGTCAAAAAACTAATGAACGATACGAAGGaaactttaataacaaatacaaCTTCGGTACCTGTGTTACCCATCAATGAAGCAAACTTTATTGATTATCACATTGAAGATTCCGTTGAAGATAGTTCTTCATCTTCTACGAGTCAACATACGATAACAACATCGTTTGTATCTAATGAACTGGATAAAACTACTAATTCGATAAAAACCAATGATATGAGGACGACTATTGCAGGAATTAAGAATACCACTATGAGCTCACAGATAGAAACATCGTATACAACACCAATTAGCGATATAATTACACATAACGTACAAACTACCGAAAGCTATTCAAACAGTAAGACTACTTTAAGCCTGAATCTCGACATAACGAATAAGGAACCTTCGTTTGTACGACATCAGAACGATCTCATTGAATCGTTAAATTCAATAACGACGTTATTACCTGCGGAGCAAGAAACTGGAACTGATAAGACGGTCATAAATGTCACAACAGGAACGTATACCACCTTATTGACTTCAGACACAGTGCCTGTAGTAGTTCAAGAACACATGACGACTTTAATTGCCGGTGAACAATCCGTCACGgaaacttttttaaatattcatgacAACGAGCTGAAAAATCATACCGGCTTTGAATTGGAAGCATCGTTAAAAGCAAACGAATCTCGTTATTCCGATTCAAAGGAAAATACATCTACGCAGAGGTATTCTAATCCTTATGTAAAATTGAATATCACTTTtacgaatgatttttcttcaacCGAAGCGAGTAACGTATCTATAGACAATGTGATTACAACGAAGATTTCGGAAAACACGGAGTCAATGTCGAATAGTACTACAAAAAATCCATCACAGAATTTGCATGTTCAGATAAACAAAACGATCGAAGAAATGATGGAGAACATTACAACGATAAGTGAATCAAATTGGATGATAGACCAAGTAATGGCTAACATTAGTACAAAtacaaaaagtaataatacgaATGGAACATCGTCAGAGATAATggataataatacgaatgacAATACGAAGATACAAGTAGAAAGTAATGAATCAATTTTTGTACCTCCGCGTGTTATTGAGGAAGTATCGTCGTCGGAATTATTGTCACCGTCTGTATCAATGACAACGAAGAACTCATTAGATTCGCAATCGACTTCGAAAACCAGTTACAATGAGAATATGAATGAAAGTTATCcggaggaaagagaaacaactgAAAAATGGTTGTTGATACCTCATAAAGTAGTCGCATCATCGATCGTCGAAAGAACTACCGTCCATCCAACGACTCAAAAGATCGTACAGAATATGGCACATACCTCAGATGCACGCTTACCTGCTTTAACATCGGAgataaaatcgaatgaaaatataccGCTAGATTCTCCAGCAAGCGTAAACGCTTTGGATGTTACCGTGACGAAGACTGAAAGCGACATCGTTAACTTCTCGAAAATGTGCAATAATTTAGCTTTCGATTTCTGGATGGCGGCTAATAAGGGCCTAAGTACAAACAGATCCCTGGTTCTTTCGCCCTTCGGTATGGTCAGTCTACTGGCAATGATATTTTTAGGAGCACGAGGAACGACCTCCGATCAAATGAACGAATTACTTAAGTTGGACGACGTAGCCACGTTTAATCCACATTTGGTGTTTCAAAACGTAACCGATATGGTGGGATTGACGAGAGGACAAGGGATCACAAATGCTGCCTTCGTTCGTGAACTTTTCGTCGATAGAGCGAGAGTCAGAAAAACTTTGCCATTTTACAAAGAACAAGCCCAACAGTTTTACGAAGGTCTTGTTGCCGAGGTGAACTTTGCTACCATTGGTGATATTGTTCGAAGACGAACGAATTTACTAGTTAGAAAGCAAACAGGTGGTAGGATAAAGGACTTTATAAAGGCTAACACGGTACCTCTACGATCTCCTTTAGCTGCTGTATCAGCCAACGTTTTCCAAACTAATTGCAATTCCAGTTTCGTAAGTTCCGAAGGAAGAGATGGCGAATTATATTTTGCCGTATCGCCAGCTATCAGACAGAGAAAATTGATACCTGTACCGGCTATAGTCTGGCGATCGAATATACTTGCAGGTTACGAACCTAGTTTGGATGCAACTGCGGTTGCTCTTGGTAAAGTCGAAAATCTCGTTACAACAATGTTCTTACTGCCTGGACAACAAGGCCATATAGCCCCAGGTGATACTTTGGATCGTCTTGAAAGAAGATTAATAGCAAGTGCTTCTCGTGACAATAATTGGAACAggcttttgaaaatattacttcCTAGGAACAGTTTAGAACTTCAAATACCTAAATTTACTCATAGATCTGTCGTTAATGCAACAGCAGCTCTTAGAAGAATGGGTTTCGATAGACTGTTCACCGAACAAGCTGATTTAAAGGGCATCAATGGAATTGGAAATCACTTACATCTATCCGACATACTACAGGTtaggattaattattttttcatctatcgaatctatttgttcttttaacTAGACGACTCTTTTACGTCTTtactttgttattatatttaatctgtctttctt from Vespa velutina chromosome 18, iVesVel2.1, whole genome shotgun sequence includes these protein-coding regions:
- the LOC124955459 gene encoding mucin-3A-like isoform X1; its protein translation is MYFIKKETSRYTIDMSVTRNFRTCQGRQALTVLVILLTSVFSSSKASSLTKVTADGLNDTEKLWDERSNASKNVDYKRDENKNPIRRDLPPSPAELLKPDKFLFYTYNDQGNMITKQMSLREIQTLIASGNGGHVAMEIYDPHKSGDLLNGEKKVMDVVEKVQNVLKSALDKPSTMAGSLSTIPEYANAEWSSILPGILTNSDIETDPTSEEPNYVEITRPDSLMQEISETSLNRETQLSTLKPPMLTNPETPEQLVNGVTSTTSSFPLTSIINENNFSTIISYGETKSPDKYTEKPMIPVPVITTEGKPFTDQLETIDNSMYQTSSTKPTLEFSDIDHLPMEEMNNATIFEKVPVKVWDELEQNVTSDESSISRVTEYVPILTMLVGSTVNDSFIQATNEVLSSTENDITKKVTEAMSLETSTVRTNIKISQSESVTMLSGDTITDTVTPTVITHAQTESNEYLSKSNITTQFFDNRNVTISEISEVTTPPILSSIISTSTLLPTKSTNDEQLNISQLFNLVMNVTKGIDFSTLITPDDYFNVSLSVNSSDNTSEGTFISTITDSDSFSETTDLPVAVIVTKNITLNHETIFKPTDSSTSDVDTDKYDGNPDSLTNKLESIETNEKDSLAIEEQSSLVETEISKINDISTVQPTVANNTMNSTLTSTYITETNFVRIDGPSVDPSTLSNMIPDSTMATKITFINDLISNTSTESNIYVTSTTTESVVKKLMNDTKETLITNTTSVPVLPINEANFIDYHIEDSVEDSSSSSTSQHTITTSFVSNELDKTTNSIKTNDMRTTIAGIKNTTMSSQIETSYTTPISDIITHNVQTTESYSNSKTTLSLNLDITNKEPSFVRHQNDLIESLNSITTLLPAEQETGTDKTVINVTTGTYTTLLTSDTVPVVVQEHMTTLIAGEQSVTETFLNIHDNELKNHTGFELEASLKANESRYSDSKENTSTQRYSNPYVKLNITFTNDFSSTEASNVSIDNVITTKISENTESMSNSTTKNPSQNLHVQINKTIEEMMENITTISESNWMIDQVMANISTNTKSNNTNGTSSEIMDNNTNDNTKIQVESNESIFVPPRVIEEVSSSELLSPSVSMTTKNSLDSQSTSKTSYNENMNESYPEERETTEKWLLIPHKVVASSIVERTTVHPTTQKIVQNMAHTSDARLPALTSEIKSNENIPLDSPASVNALDVTVTKTESDIVNFSKMCNNLAFDFWMAANKGLSTNRSLVLSPFGMVSLLAMIFLGARGTTSDQMNELLKLDDVATFNPHLVFQNVTDMVGLTRGQGITNAAFVRELFVDRARVRKTLPFYKEQAQQFYEGLVAEVNFATIGDIVRRRTNLLVRKQTGGRIKDFIKANTVPLRSPLAAVSANVFQTNCNSSFVSSEGRDGELYFAVSPAIRQRKLIPVPAIVWRSNILAGYEPSLDATAVALGKVENLVTTMFLLPGQQGHIAPGDTLDRLERRLIASASRDNNWNRLLKILLPRNSLELQIPKFTHRSVVNATAALRRMGFDRLFTEQADLKGINGIGNHLHLSDILQINLFGTCGDENPTNGRHHMETYPATPIKRARLYEKTSVNSNSTVLDIDGQSNPLNYLEVNTSKSMFSKPDKRRKRHADNAKVMMRSERSRLKLDRPFLYFVRHNPTGLILHMGRFNPRLLP
- the LOC124955459 gene encoding mucin-3A-like isoform X2, whose amino-acid sequence is MITKQMSLREIQTLIASGNGGHVAMEIYDPHKSGDLLNGEKKVMDVVEKVQNVLKSALDKPSTMAGSLSTIPEYANAEWSSILPGILTNSDIETDPTSEEPNYVEITRPDSLMQEISETSLNRETQLSTLKPPMLTNPETPEQLVNGVTSTTSSFPLTSIINENNFSTIISYGETKSPDKYTEKPMIPVPVITTEGKPFTDQLETIDNSMYQTSSTKPTLEFSDIDHLPMEEMNNATIFEKVPVKVWDELEQNVTSDESSISRVTEYVPILTMLVGSTVNDSFIQATNEVLSSTENDITKKVTEAMSLETSTVRTNIKISQSESVTMLSGDTITDTVTPTVITHAQTESNEYLSKSNITTQFFDNRNVTISEISEVTTPPILSSIISTSTLLPTKSTNDEQLNISQLFNLVMNVTKGIDFSTLITPDDYFNVSLSVNSSDNTSEGTFISTITDSDSFSETTDLPVAVIVTKNITLNHETIFKPTDSSTSDVDTDKYDGNPDSLTNKLESIETNEKDSLAIEEQSSLVETEISKINDISTVQPTVANNTMNSTLTSTYITETNFVRIDGPSVDPSTLSNMIPDSTMATKITFINDLISNTSTESNIYVTSTTTESVVKKLMNDTKETLITNTTSVPVLPINEANFIDYHIEDSVEDSSSSSTSQHTITTSFVSNELDKTTNSIKTNDMRTTIAGIKNTTMSSQIETSYTTPISDIITHNVQTTESYSNSKTTLSLNLDITNKEPSFVRHQNDLIESLNSITTLLPAEQETGTDKTVINVTTGTYTTLLTSDTVPVVVQEHMTTLIAGEQSVTETFLNIHDNELKNHTGFELEASLKANESRYSDSKENTSTQRYSNPYVKLNITFTNDFSSTEASNVSIDNVITTKISENTESMSNSTTKNPSQNLHVQINKTIEEMMENITTISESNWMIDQVMANISTNTKSNNTNGTSSEIMDNNTNDNTKIQVESNESIFVPPRVIEEVSSSELLSPSVSMTTKNSLDSQSTSKTSYNENMNESYPEERETTEKWLLIPHKVVASSIVERTTVHPTTQKIVQNMAHTSDARLPALTSEIKSNENIPLDSPASVNALDVTVTKTESDIVNFSKMCNNLAFDFWMAANKGLSTNRSLVLSPFGMVSLLAMIFLGARGTTSDQMNELLKLDDVATFNPHLVFQNVTDMVGLTRGQGITNAAFVRELFVDRARVRKTLPFYKEQAQQFYEGLVAEVNFATIGDIVRRRTNLLVRKQTGGRIKDFIKANTVPLRSPLAAVSANVFQTNCNSSFVSSEGRDGELYFAVSPAIRQRKLIPVPAIVWRSNILAGYEPSLDATAVALGKVENLVTTMFLLPGQQGHIAPGDTLDRLERRLIASASRDNNWNRLLKILLPRNSLELQIPKFTHRSVVNATAALRRMGFDRLFTEQADLKGINGIGNHLHLSDILQINLFGTCGDENPTNGRHHMETYPATPIKRARLYEKTSVNSNSTVLDIDGQSNPLNYLEVNTSKSMFSKPDKRRKRHADNAKVMMRSERSRLKLDRPFLYFVRHNPTGLILHMGRFNPRLLP